A DNA window from Camelina sativa cultivar DH55 chromosome 13, Cs, whole genome shotgun sequence contains the following coding sequences:
- the LOC104734527 gene encoding uncharacterized protein LOC104734527, translated as MEEHHVVSKGFTSIPRSDLKIGGDELDEREELSKIQPVTPILNAGNTAHASKDIEKANEVSESIVKEGKSNVTELLSQEVVKPSSNELGLNTTDVVCDKRALLKRCDNADAVSSCLNEDLSSVTSSRRQDDNQSSSMDVYSECGSSNVPVAERDPMKVWKQMKQNGFLSYPHGGISATSSSCLVSSSHGGIPAPRKRGRKSKINNDAAMLKKRKIEIARKEEVDRFARLAAPSGLLNELNPGIINHVRNKKQVLSIIENIVRSERDAGNFYHSTMRHSNSAVGSSRKNLEDVNTDVSRFDFYQGFKYAMPKDNYSMRYYDEKCANDDFSKENNTVGSRFQVAGKFSDNASSLLSEDASDLNSASVLTVKAATVASQWLELLQQDIKGRVSALRRSKKRVRAVVTTELPFLIMKEFPSDQENDPNLLLDGASRASTIDIHKTRWVTLFNQLEHKLSEEESQLESWLNQVRALQSHCDQGLQHLSLSSGQNFLQLGMPLDSRAANSLISDKDLVIKAAAASIFSTCSFLEENIACT; from the exons ATGGAAGAACACCATGTTGTTTCAAAAGGGTTTACTTCGATTCCCAGATCCGACTTAAAG ATCGGAGGCGATGAATTGGATGAAAGAGAGGAGTTGAGCAAAATTCAACCTGTTACACCAATTCTAAATGCAG GCAACACTGCTCATGCTTCTAAAGATATTGAAAAAGCCAATGAAGTTTCGGAGAGTATTGTTAAAGAAGGGAAGAGTAATGTGACTGAACTGTTGAGTCAAGAGGTGGTCAAGCCTTCTTCCAATGAGCTTGGTCTCAACACAACAGATGTTGTTTGTGATAAGCGAGCTTTGCTTAAGAGATGTGATAATGCGGATGCTGTTTCCAGCTGCTTGAATGAAGATTTATCATCGGTTACTTCTTCCAGGAGACAGGATGATAATCAATCTAGTTCGATGGATGTTTATTCAGAGTGTGGGAGTTCCAATGTTCCTGTTGCGGAAAGAGATCCAATGAAGGTTTGgaaacaaatgaaacagaaCGGGTTTCTCTCTTATCCGCACGGTGGGATTTCAGCGACGTCAAGCAGCTGTCTCGTATCATCTTCTCATGGAGGGATACCTGCTCCAAGGAAACGTGGACGCAAGAGCAAGATTAATAATGATGCTGCAatgttgaagaagaggaagatagagATTGCAAGGAAGGAAGAGGTTGACAGGTTTGCTAGGCTAGCTGCTCCTAGTGGACTGCTTAATGAATTGAACCCTGGAATTATCAATCATGTGAGAAACAAGAAGCAAGTACTTTCCATTATTGAAAACATTGTTAGGTCTGAAAGAGATGCTGGAAACTTCTATCATTCTACAATGAGGCATAGTAATAGTGCTGTTGGAAGTTCTAGGAAGAACTTGGAAGATGTGAACACTGATGTCTCCAGATTTGATTTTTACCAAGGATTCAAGTATGCCATGCCAAAAGATAACTACTCTATGCGCTACTATGATGAGAAATGCGCAAATGATGACTTcagtaaagaaaacaatacagTTGGGTCGAGGTTTCAGGTCGCAGGTAAGTTCTCAGACAATGCCAGTTCCTTGTTGAGCGAGGACGCATCAGATCTTAACAGTGCTAGTGTTCTCACTGTTAAAG CGGCTACAGTAGCTTCTCAATGGTTGGAATTGCTTCAGCAGGACATCAAAGGCCGTGTTTCCG CTCTTCGACGTAGCAAGAAGAGGGTTCGTGCAGTTGTCACGACAGAACTACCTTTCTTAATAATGAAAGAGTTCCCATCTGATCAAGAGAATGACCCAAATTTACTCCTCGATGGAGCTTCGAGGGCTTCAACAATCGATATCCACAAGACCAGATGGGTGACTCTGTTTAACCAACTTGAACACAAGCTATCAGAAGAAGAGTCGCAATTG GAAAGCTGGTTAAACCAAGTGAGAGCTCTGCAATCACATTGTGATCAAGGTCTGCAACACTTGAGTTTGAGTTCTGGTCAGAATTTCTTACAGTTAGGAATGCCATTGGACTCTAG AGCTGCAAACTCGCTGATCTCAGATAAGGATTTAGTCATTAAAGCAGCTGCAGCCTCTATATTTTCGACCTGCAGTTTTCTAGAGGAGAACATAGCATGTACCTGA
- the LOC104734528 gene encoding uncharacterized protein LOC104734528 — protein MAYAKIGYGGSYLVQRGVLEHPCGSDQNARSLLSSSFPISLVGNRRSSVGTISASIAEAVTEIEKQRGGGRRSRGGGGDRRAVELEREKLDRWMKESVTEIVKNLSEAPLLVHLYSNEGTVVVMKAEEWAAVKGRWERGEAEMPEGIVFVEQLGAAEEESCGCGFDGGDGTRAWGLVVQGKGVECGPVCYLLKTTRVGSVTGSGSGSGLGMRCTHFCLAKVSSFRETCESQLKNCWLVGN, from the coding sequence ATGGCGTATGCAAAAATCGGTTACGGCGGGAGTTATCTGGTGCAACGCGGCGTATTAGAGCATCCGTGTGGTTCCGATCAGAATGCGAGATCGCTGCTTTCATCGTCGTTTCCGATCAGTCTAGTTGGTAATCGGCGATCTAGCGTGGGAACGATCTCGGCGTCGATAGCGGAGGCCGTGACTGAGatagagaaacagagaggaggaggaagaagaagcagaggaggaggaggagatcgTAGAGCGGTAGAGTTGGAGCGTGAGAAGCTAGACAGGTGGATGAAGGAATCGGTGACTGAGATCGTTAAGAATCTAAGCGAAGCGCCGCTGTTAGTTCATTTGTACTCCAACGAGGGAACGGTGGTGGTGATGAAAGCGGAGGAATGGGCGGCGGTGAAGGGGAGATGGGAGAGAGGAGAGGCGGAGATGCCGGAGGGGATAGTATTCGTGGAGCAGTTAGGAGCGGCGGAAGAGGAGAGCTGCGGGTGTGGTTTTGACGGTGGAGACGGCACACGTGCGTGGGGGTTGGTGGTCCAAGGGAAAGGAGTTGAGTGTGGGCCGGTTTGTTATCTGCTAAAAACGACACGGGTCGGGTCAGTAACAGGGTCAGGATCTGGGTCGGGTCTAGGGATGAGGTGTACGCATTTCTGTTTAGCTAAGGTGTCGAGTTTTAGAGAGACTTGTGAATCTCAGCTTAAGAATTGTTGGCTAGTTGGTAATTGA
- the LOC104737845 gene encoding phenylalanine N-monooxygenase: MHIGLYMKELMLATVDNPSNAAEWAMAEMINEPSIMQKAVEEIDTVVGKDRLVLESDLPNLNYVKACVKEAFRLHPVAPFNLPHMSTANAVVDGYFIPKGSHVLISRMGIGRNPSVWDKPLKFDPERHLGNNICVELYDPDLNIISFSAGRRGCMGVDIGSAMTYMLLARLIQGFTWSPVSGENKVDLSESKSDLFMAKPLHAVATPRLAAHVYPA, from the coding sequence ATGCACATTGGACTATATATGAAGGAACTGATGTTGGCGACGGTTGATAATCCGTCTAATGCGGCGGAGTGGGCCATGGCGGAGATGATCAACGAGCCAAGCATCATGCAAAAGGCAGTGGAGGAGATCGATACGGTAGTTGGAAAAGACCGTCTTGTCCTTGAGTCAGACCTCCCAAATCTCAACTACGTGAAGGCTTGTGTGAAAGAGGCATTCCGGTTACACCCCGTGGCGCCGTTCAACCTCCCTCACATGTCCACTGCCAACGCTGTGGTGGACGGGTACTTCATCCCCAAAGGAAGCCACGTGTTGATTAGTCGTATGGGGATCGGAAGAAACCCTAGCGTATGGGACAAGCCGCTTAAGTTCGACCCTGAGAGACATTTGGGCAATAACATATGCGTGGAGCTATACGATCCAGATCTCAATATAATATCGTTCAGTGCAGGACGAAGAGGGTGTATGGGTGTGGACATTGGGTCGGCCATGACGTACATGTTGCTGGCTCGGTTGATTCAAGGGTTCACGTGGTCACCAGTGTCTGGTGAGAATAAGGTTGATCTTTCGGAAAGCAAGAGTGACCTTTTTATGGCAAAACCCTTACACGCGGTTGCAACACCCCGTCTAGCTGCACATGTTTATCCAGCTTAA
- the LOC109128315 gene encoding phenylalanine N-monooxygenase-like, with amino-acid sequence MKRKETKKTMLVTSYTRKLPLPPGPKTWPLIGNLPEILGRNKPVFRWIHSLMKELNTDIACIRLANTYVIPVTSPRIAREILKKQDSIFATRPLTMGTEYCSRGYLTVAVEPQGEQWKKMRRVVASHVTSKKSFTLTLQKRTEEADNFVRYINNLSAKNRNGFGVIDLRLVVRQYSGNVARKMMFGVRHFGKGSEDGSGPGFEEIEHVESLFTVLTHLYAFALSDYVPWLRFLDLEGHEKVVSDAMKNVSKYNDPFVDERLTQWRNGKLKEPKDFLDMFIMAKDSDGNPTLSEEEIKAQVTVCILIYRLISTTIYIVDRTFYKNKKVSTLRGQWSLTLIMLVVGLQE; translated from the coding sequence ATGAAGCGTAAGGAGACCAAGAAAACAATGTTAGTGACTTCGTACACAAGAAAGCTCCCTCTCCCTCCTGGACCGAAAACCTGGCCATTAATCGGAAACCTACCGGAAATATTAGGGAGGAACAAACCGGTGTTCCGATGGATACATTCTCTCATGAAGGAACTCAACACAGATATTGCATGTATCCGTCTTGCGAATACTTACGTGATACCTGTGACATCCCCGAGAATTGCAAGGGAGATTCTGAAGAAGCAAGACTCCATTTTTGCCACTAGACCGCTAACAATGGGCACGGAGTACTGCAGCCGCGGGTACTTGACCGTTGCGGTGGAGCCACAAGGAGAgcagtggaagaagatgaggagagtGGTGGCATCCCATGTGACGAGCAAGAAGAGCTTCACGTTGACGCTCCAAAAGAGAACCGAAGAGGCCGATAACTTTGTCCGGTACATCAATAACCTCAGTGCCAAAAACCGTAATGGTTTTGGGGTTATTGATCTAAGGCTTGTGGTTCGGCAGTACAGCGGAAATGTAGCTCGGAAGATGATGTTTGGTGTAAGGCATTTCGGTAAAGGAAGTGAAGACGGATCGGGACCAGGCTTCGAAGAGATTGAACATGTTGAATCTTTGTTTACGGTTTTAACCCATCTTTACGCCTTTGCGTTGTCGGATTATGTCCCGTGGCTAAGGTTCTTGGACTTGGAAGGCCATGAGAAGGTCGTGAGTGACGCAATGAAGAATGTAAGTAAGTATAACGATCCTTTTGTCGATGAAAGACTCACGCAATGGCGTAATGGGAAACTGAAAGAACCTAAAGATTTTCTGGACATGTTCATAATGGCGAAAGACAGTGACGGGAATCCTACTCTGTCGGAGGAAGAGATCAAAGCACAAGTGACGGTATGCATATTAATTTATCGACTTATATCTaccacaatatatatagtggacCGGACTTTTTATAAGAATAAGAAAGTTTCCACTTTACGTGGCCAATGGTCTCTGACTTTGATAATGCTTGTTGTGGGTTTACAAGAGTAG